One Trichomycterus rosablanca isolate fTriRos1 chromosome 12, fTriRos1.hap1, whole genome shotgun sequence DNA window includes the following coding sequences:
- the LOC134324499 gene encoding leucine-rich repeat-containing protein 63 isoform X2, with protein MSSGQIQLLRRPLPPKNTPARCRLVECSLSQDDEKREETSEHSSHGDTPTSNYCPPSTPLAFSRPETPLTPHKIINSFPSRPLRIFPKAPILGLLEDNPRYAPLPPIFCLDDFIKSGKSESGTVQPGKSESSRCKHKKFIDHSMLELHSGHQREVANLILSCEVLPPVESRTPQRQILCELAALTYMRARAEYLRHLEDNRILWTPDEKLTVHAHTSHDENQVVLSSITDKHFQGLRRSRSPFLTSVSPTEHAVLECIKYGGSFLNLKAHFISQLPDLSLLVSSLLYLNLSFNDFIEFPLEVCKLSKLEVLKLRDNPIEEIPVEIEKLINLKTLVVSFCKLTALPCQLYNLPSLQHLDVSHNLIGHVSKKIRNLRSLLYLNLEGNQLTGLPISLQSLSVSQLKLDGNWLSTQNTPHHTQTGIKIHHVCL; from the exons ATGTCATCTGGACAAATCCAGCTCCTGCGGAGACCTCTTCCTCCTAAAAACACCCCTGCACGTT GTAGGCTGGTAGAGTGCAGTCTTTCCCAAGATGATGAAAAAAGGGAGGAAACCAGTGAACACAGCAGCCATGGCGACACACCTACGTCAAATTACTGTCCACCCTCTACACCACTGGCTTTCTCCCGTCCTGAAACTCCACTTACACCACACAAAATTATTAACTCTTTTCCTTCTCGACCTTTACGAATTTTCCCCAAAGCCCCTATTTTGGGTTTACTGGAAGATAATCCTCGCTATGCACCTCTTCCTCCAATCTTCTGCCTAGATGACTTCATAAAATCTGGCAAGTCAGAAAGTGGTACAGTCCAGCCTGGCAAATCTGAGTCATCGAGGTGTAAACACAAGAAGTTTATCGATCACTCCATGTTGGAGCTGCACAGTGGGCATCAGAGAGAAGTGGCCAATCTAATTCTGAGCTGTGAGGTGCTGCCTCCAGTAGAAAGCAGGACTCCACAAAGGCAGATCTTATGTG AGTTGGCTGCTCTGACCTACATGAGGGCACGGGCAGAATACCTGAGGCATCTAGAAGATAATAGAattttgtggacacctgacgagAAGCTGActgtgcacgcacacacatcaCATGATGAAAACCAAG TTGTCCTGAGTTCCATTACGGATAAACACTTCCAGGGTTTACGCCGCTCGCGATCACCTTTCCTCACTTCAGTCAGTCCAACCGAACATGCTGTTCTTGAGTGCATCAAATATGGCGGCTCTTTCCTCAAccttaag gcTCATTTTATTTCCCAGCTGCCAGATCTGTCTCTGCTTGTTTCAAGTCTCCTTTACCTTAATCTGTCATTCAATGATTTCATTGAGTTTCCTTTagag GTATGTAAGCTCAGTAAACTAGAGGTGCTGAAGTTAAGGGACAATCCCATTGAGGAAATTCCTGTGGAGATTGAGAAGCTAATTAACCTGAAGACACTTGTGGTCTCCTTCTGCAAGCTAACCGCTTTGCCCTGCCA GTTATACAATCTACCCTCTCTGCAACACCTGGATGTGTCTCACAACCTCATTGGCCATGTAAGCAAGAAGATCAGGAACCTCAG ATCACTACTCTATTTAAACCTAGAGGGGAATCAGTTAACAGGTCTACCCATAAGCCTTCAGAGTTTGTCTGTGTCCCAACTGAAATTGGATGGAAACTGGCTGTCAACACAAAACACACCACATCACACACAGACTGGCATTAag ATTCACCATGTGTGTCTATAG
- the LOC134324499 gene encoding leucine-rich repeat-containing protein 63 isoform X1, with protein sequence MSSGQIQLLRRPLPPKNTPARCRLVECSLSQDDEKREETSEHSSHGDTPTSNYCPPSTPLAFSRPETPLTPHKIINSFPSRPLRIFPKAPILGLLEDNPRYAPLPPIFCLDDFIKSGKSESGTVQPGKSESSRCKHKKFIDHSMLELHSGHQREVANLILSCEVLPPVESRTPQRQILCELAALTYMRARAEYLRHLEDNRILWTPDEKLTVHAHTSHDENQVVLSSITDKHFQGLRRSRSPFLTSVSPTEHAVLECIKYGGSFLNLKAHFISQLPDLSLLVSSLLYLNLSFNDFIEFPLETDKEFFGKWRGTKDPDRQVCKLSKLEVLKLRDNPIEEIPVEIEKLINLKTLVVSFCKLTALPCQLYNLPSLQHLDVSHNLIGHVSKKIRNLRSLLYLNLEGNQLTGLPISLQSLSVSQLKLDGNWLSTQNTPHHTQTGIKIHHVCL encoded by the exons ATGTCATCTGGACAAATCCAGCTCCTGCGGAGACCTCTTCCTCCTAAAAACACCCCTGCACGTT GTAGGCTGGTAGAGTGCAGTCTTTCCCAAGATGATGAAAAAAGGGAGGAAACCAGTGAACACAGCAGCCATGGCGACACACCTACGTCAAATTACTGTCCACCCTCTACACCACTGGCTTTCTCCCGTCCTGAAACTCCACTTACACCACACAAAATTATTAACTCTTTTCCTTCTCGACCTTTACGAATTTTCCCCAAAGCCCCTATTTTGGGTTTACTGGAAGATAATCCTCGCTATGCACCTCTTCCTCCAATCTTCTGCCTAGATGACTTCATAAAATCTGGCAAGTCAGAAAGTGGTACAGTCCAGCCTGGCAAATCTGAGTCATCGAGGTGTAAACACAAGAAGTTTATCGATCACTCCATGTTGGAGCTGCACAGTGGGCATCAGAGAGAAGTGGCCAATCTAATTCTGAGCTGTGAGGTGCTGCCTCCAGTAGAAAGCAGGACTCCACAAAGGCAGATCTTATGTG AGTTGGCTGCTCTGACCTACATGAGGGCACGGGCAGAATACCTGAGGCATCTAGAAGATAATAGAattttgtggacacctgacgagAAGCTGActgtgcacgcacacacatcaCATGATGAAAACCAAG TTGTCCTGAGTTCCATTACGGATAAACACTTCCAGGGTTTACGCCGCTCGCGATCACCTTTCCTCACTTCAGTCAGTCCAACCGAACATGCTGTTCTTGAGTGCATCAAATATGGCGGCTCTTTCCTCAAccttaag gcTCATTTTATTTCCCAGCTGCCAGATCTGTCTCTGCTTGTTTCAAGTCTCCTTTACCTTAATCTGTCATTCAATGATTTCATTGAGTTTCCTTTagag ACAGACAAAGAGTTTTTTGGAAAGTGGAGAGGTACCAAAGATCCAGACAGGCAG GTATGTAAGCTCAGTAAACTAGAGGTGCTGAAGTTAAGGGACAATCCCATTGAGGAAATTCCTGTGGAGATTGAGAAGCTAATTAACCTGAAGACACTTGTGGTCTCCTTCTGCAAGCTAACCGCTTTGCCCTGCCA GTTATACAATCTACCCTCTCTGCAACACCTGGATGTGTCTCACAACCTCATTGGCCATGTAAGCAAGAAGATCAGGAACCTCAG ATCACTACTCTATTTAAACCTAGAGGGGAATCAGTTAACAGGTCTACCCATAAGCCTTCAGAGTTTGTCTGTGTCCCAACTGAAATTGGATGGAAACTGGCTGTCAACACAAAACACACCACATCACACACAGACTGGCATTAag ATTCACCATGTGTGTCTATAG